A single region of the Silene latifolia isolate original U9 population chromosome 8, ASM4854445v1, whole genome shotgun sequence genome encodes:
- the LOC141595405 gene encoding uncharacterized protein LOC141595405 — protein sequence MIISSWNIRGLNDPIKQQEIKGYLIKNKVEVFGLLETRVKINNFAAIIRNFPFYSVINNYSHHYNGRIWVFLDSRKITLLNSRIHDQLIHLHLLHHSSNQIIYVTMIYGSNDGGDRDRGLEERIGPNPPSITEIMAVNQCLLDCSLDNAHSFGLEHTWTNKREPTARIWSRLDRVLLNSDWLIQFPTTNVQVLPSGISDHSLLLVEVKNGYKIRRQFSYLNCWEDHKEYRDSVTAAWDLPVKGNQIFRLFTKLKNVRSNLISLHKNHYTGISQKEKELLARYLILRKTERSSLLQRAKIQDIKFKDAPTSYFFSRIAARKH from the exons ATGATAATTTCTTCTTGGAACATACGGGGTCTTAATGATCCAATAAAACAGCAGGAAATTAAGGGTTACTTAATTAAAAATAAAGTGGAAGTGTTTGGACTTCTGGAAACTAGAGTGAAGATTAATAATTTTGCTGCTATTATTAGGAATTTCCCTTTCTATTCAGTAATCAATAATTATTCTCACCATTACAATGGTAGAATTTGGGTGTTTTTGGATTCTAGGAAAATTACTCTACTTAATTCTAGAATTCATGATCAGCTTATTCATCTGCATCTTCTGCATCATTCCTCCAACCAGATTATCTATGTTACAATGATTTATGGTAGTAATGATGGTGGAGATAGAGACAG ggGTCTGGAGGAAAGAATTGGTCCAAATCCACCTTCTATTACTGAAATCATGGCTGTCAACCAATGCTTATTAGATTGCTCTCTTGATAATGCTCATAGTTTTGGTTTGGAACACACTTGGACTAACAAAAGGGAACCTACTGCTAGAATTTGGTCTCGGCTAGATAGAGTTCTTCTTAACTCTGACTGGTTGATTCAATTTCCTACCACTAATGTCCAGGTTCTTCCCTCTGGTATTTCTGATCATTCCCTCTTATTAGTGGAGGTGAAGAATGGTTACAAAATAAGGAGGCAGTTCAGTTACTTAAATTGTTGGGAGGATCATAAGGAATATAGAGATTCTGTCACTGCAGCGTGGGATCTCCCTGTCAAAGGAAATCAAATTTTCAGGCTCTTTACTAAATTAAAAAATGTAAGGAGTAATCTGATCTCTTTGCATAAGAACCATTACACTGGTATTTCTCAGAAG GAAAAAGAGTTATTGGCAAGGTATTTAATACTTCGAAAGACTGAAAGAAGTTCTCTTCTTCAACGGGCTAAGATTCAGGATATCAAGTTCAAGGATGCTCCTACTAGTTATTTTTTCTCACGAATAGCTGCCAGGAAGCATTAA